DNA sequence from the Brienomyrus brachyistius isolate T26 chromosome 18, BBRACH_0.4, whole genome shotgun sequence genome:
ATGGTTAATCGGACGGGCTGTGGCGATCAGCACTACGCCGTGCAGGACTGCATGGCGAAGCACCAGGACTGGCGGAAGTGCCAGCCCCAAGTTCTCAGCTTCAAGGAGTGTATGGCGGCGTACCAGAAGGCAAGGAAGGGGCAGCTACTGAACAAAGGACTAATAGACACATCATAGCCACGAGACttggaaaaaagaaaataataaaatcctTGCTGTATTCAGTACGCTGTGCAAGAGGACTTTTCATCTTTTGATTCATGTATATATTGCAAATTTGAATGTATCCCCCCTCATGCTTGTTTGTCACTGATTTGACAATGGGTTTCTGTTAAGCCCTGCTTTTAGGAGTACAATGTGGCATGAAGATGCtgatatatttgatttattgccCGTGATTGTTACTTATTATTTTTGTAATAAACGTTAGTCAATAGGGACAGAATTGAATGCTCTTTAAGAGTGATGTGTGATTGAGTTTTGTCTAATAACATTTAATGTCGTCAAGTAGAATATAAGAATGAGATGGACTGTTGTCATAGCAACAAGTATTCTAACGATGTGGGATGTCAGGTTATGCATCACTGCACCACCTGTTACACCATGTGCTCCGGTTTCATGTGGTACATTCTGCATTTGCTAGAGGACTGGGATTGTGCCTAAAGCAGCAGTTCTTAACTGCTTTAGCCTCAGGCTCTACATTATTCGACATTCATTTAGTTACAACCCtgagtttttttgtttgtgtctattTATTTATACTAATGAGGGGGTGGGGTGTGCTGGCAGtaatgcaaaaaatatatatttccagGACGACCTTTGTGGTGACCACAAAAtgtctgacaaaaaaaaattaacgattttttttaatccatcaCCCGATGACATTTTTGGGTCGCGACCTACTGGCCTAATGTCCTGTAGGGGGTTATGCTGTTTATCATTTGCTATATGTTGATCATTAAATGGATTGGTTATAGTTTCTTACTAAGTTTTGGGAAGCCATTCCAGAAGCTTAATGTTAGCCTGCTTTATACATTACAAAACCAGTTTTGATGTGTGTTTGAGATTGCTGTCCTGTTTCCAAGTTTCAACCATCTAGCTGTTGATTTGACGTGAAATTTGAAGAATTTGGAGGTactttaatgttgtttgtaccttgtggTACAATGTACATTGATATTTGACCTGTTGGTGACACTACAGACACGGATGGAATTGGCCCCAAATCTGACACTTGGATGCTTTCAGCTGCCCTCTAGCAACGTGACAAATTGGATCATAATCACCTGCTGCCATAGACTTCCATTGCAGATAGTATAACAGTGAAATGTTTGAACAATTACAGCAGGCAACTTGCATATTTGGTGCTTGGTCCCTAAATATATTTGGTTAAGACATTGAATTATGCCCAAATAGTCTAACTGATCACTGGGATGTGATTACATAAAACAGTTAAATTGCTTTTAATTGAAGACATATTCAGTTTGACCAGGTGAAATCTCTTAAATTTACAGATGTGCATGTgttattgattgattgattgattgattgattgacatTTTACCAAAGGAAGTCTTCCCTCATGCTGGAAAATATCACTTTTACTTAGGCGAAGCACATGTACAGATGTAGTGACATCACGTCCAGGCGTGGGTGCAGGTATGGCGGGATGCGTATGCAGAGTCCTAGGGGGGTTTATTGAGGACACACAAGGTACATACATGCAGCTGAGGGAACGGAGACCTCCAACGAACAGAACCACACAACAAATGCTCAACCTACCAGGTCTGACTTCAGACCGTACATAGAAAGGGTTAGACACAGGTACAGCACCTGTGGGCATTCAGGGTGGGATAACCGGCAATTACAAGACATAcatagggggcagcgtgtggctcagtgggctgtgcctgtaatcagaaggtcgtaggttcaaacccagcctcagcctgtgggtccttgagcaaggcccttaacccccagctccctgggcgccgctacgggtggcagcccttcgcagacaacttcctctatgaaaagaaaaaaaaaaaagagcaagttgtgggaggcgtaaaagacaatttccctacggggatcaataaaagtgtcaattattattattattattattactaaggCAGTGGTTCTCAGACTCAGTccccgggccccactgccctgcttgttttccagctatccctgctctacacactgctgattacctggatcaggtgtgttcagtcaatcagaagctgaaagacagctgggacttgtgtgtggggcagggatagcaggaaaacaagcagggcagtggggcccgaggaccgagtctGAGAGTCACTAAAGTAACACAGTAGGTGAGCACATGTCATCACATGTTTATCATTTAGATAACACTGCGTGTTACAGGTAAAATTTTAAGAAGTAATTTAAATCAAATCAGGGGAAGTAAAATTTCAGATATATCCCTTATTTGTGAGTGTAATGCCTTCTTGGAAAAAGGCTGGTAAGGCAGGAGACAAAATTACACAGGCTTCCGGGTACGAACCAGATCTGTTTCTTAACGCAACAGGTACATACGGTTGCAATTTAGCGTCAGTTAATCAAATCGTTGTCTTAGTatgttatacacacacacacacgtatctaTGTAAAGTCATTCTATGCATATAAAACACATGCATTATGAAACACATCGAAATACATccgaatattattattatacagtaataataaaagtacatACTGTACTGTTCTGTACCTCGAGCCGACGAAGCGCTTAAGCCACACAAAGTAACGCGCGCCTTCGCTGTTATGATTTATTGTGCCTAACTCgaatttttaatataatagaCATCATGGCAGTTCGTTCTTAAGTACGAGTTGTATGTAATTTCGATGTTCTTAACCCGGGGACTGCTTCTACCATTAGTTTCAATAGTGAACAATTAAGCACTGACTGTTGAGATGAGATCTCGCGAAGGAGAATCAATGAGGAAAAACCAAAGTGGGGAGACGGCATGTCAGGCGCCACCAGCGAGGGTTTAACGTTTCCCACCTCGGTTGTTGTTCCTAGTAAGTGTGAAAAATCACCCTCACATTAGCTCGTAATTCGATCAACTTTATTAAATTACTGCCTTCGTataacccccaaccccccaaatCTGAGGGATAGACCTACCTGTATTGCAAAGGAAAATAACATCTtacttataaaaataaaaaagccaTATATGGGAAATGACAAAGCAAATTCACATGCAAAATGTACAGTATAGTGTTGTGTGTTCATAAATTGGTAATAATTAAACTTTTTATGCCATCGTTCAGGCTAACAGAATGCTATGCTTTGAGGGTAGATGTTCCCACATATTCGCGGGATCTTGCACTCCTACCCCTCGCGAATGTAAAGAgatcactgtatttccctcgtGTACGCCAAGACTTGAGGGATACCTGTATTGCAAAGCAAAATCACGTCTTACTTTATTCATAAGGTAATTACAgataaattaaaagaaaatttaCAGCATAGATTTAGTGAAGCAACTGACGTCATGCAGCTTGATGAAAGAGGACGTTTTTAACAGATATACTAAACACCTGTATAGTTTACCTACTGTATGTTGTCATAACCTGCTGATCAATATCTTTCCTAGTTTCATTAACTTTCCTAGATAGTAAATTACTAATGATTAGGTGAGCAATTATTTATTCACAGGTTAAATATTGGTGATAGACTTatctttgtttttatatattaatcGCAAATATTGTAGATATAGTTTTTTTGAAAATTCAAGATCATAGATGAGGATGAGCAAAATTGCTATTTTGGTTTTATCACATGCCTTCGTAGAAGCCTCTTAATTTGCTCCATCACCTCCTCTGTCTTCAGCGAGTAAATGATagggttcaggagggcaggtaaGACCATTGACAGTGATGTGTTAAGAATTCGAGTGTTAACTTCAATCGTGACGTTAATCCATGCAATGGTGTAAATCACCAGGATGGGCATGAAAAACATCGCTACCAGAATGAGGTGTGCAGTGCAGGTTCTCACTGCCTTCCATCGCCCTTCGGCAGAATTGATTCGGGAGATGGCGATAACAATGCACACATACGAGGCTAAGATGAATGCCAGGGGCACAAAAATGGTAATGACCATGATGAGTGTAGCAAACTTCCAGTTCACAGTGTTGTCAGTACAGGCCATTTTAAACACTGGGCCATGATCACAAAAGTAGCTTACAACCACGGGAATTGGCTTACAAAAGTACAGGCGAGTGATCAGAGCTACCATTGTACCCAGAAGAGTAAAGGCCAGGGCCCAGCAGAAAGCGACGACGCCCACCATTCGGGtgttggtgatgatggtgctgcTCCGTAGGGGAAAACAGATGGAGACCAGCCTCTCAAAAGCCAGGATAACCAAAGAATACGACTCTATGGTGTAGAAGGAGTGGATGAAGAACATCTGGGTCAGGCACAGGTTGTACGGCACAAactgtgagttgaagaggaactGATCGATGCATTTTGGCACGAGGGCAGTACTGTGGCTCACATCTATGACGGAAAGGCTGAACACGACCATGTACTTTGGCGTGTGAAGAGCCTTAGACTGCCATATCACCATCATCAGGAAAAAGTTCCCTAGAAGCGTTCCGATGTAAAGGACGCCCAAGAAcatgaaataaaaatttgtgtccTTCAGGCCCTGAAAACCCATAATGAAAAACCCAAACGGCTGGTAAACTGTCATGTTCCCCTCCATGGATTTTAGTTGGATAGAACTTTCTGGATTTTCTTCCTTAAAATGCTCCTGATTTATTTGGTTAAGCAAGCAGCTGGAAAGAATGAGAGATGCTTGGTAAATATTTTTTCAGAAATATCTTTTTCCTGTCCTGGCACCCATCTCTGTAATAAGACAGGGATGCAGTGGTACAGAAGTGCTGGTCCTTGGTTGTAATGGTAATGATTTCATCCTCGCTCTTTATATACATCTGCTGGTTAAGATAAATGGAACATGTACTTTCTCTGTAATACACGAGTGCCCCCTTGTGGATACTGTGAGGGATCAGGGTTCCCTTGATAATCATTTTTGCAATGACAGCAGTTACATTGAAAACAGAAACTATTTTGCATCGTTTTTGACTTTGAATGTATTAGTGTAATGTGACCAGTAGGTGGCACTAAGCCCAGAAAAGGATGGTAATGGAGGTTTACTGTTATGTTATTATCCATTTAAACAGAGATTCAAAAATCACTGGTTACATTtactcagacaaaaatatgtcttAGTGAGTTAGTTGGATCACATAAGGACTTAGTGAGTTTTGGTTCTtaacagtaacatatgatgaggagGCCTGACTTTATGACGAGGAGGCCTGACTTTATGATGAGGAGGCCTGACTTTATGATGAGGAGgcctgactttaggtcactGATGGTCTCATCTCAAAAGAAATTTGCACTTCACACGTGCATGAAAAAGCCATTAACAGTCTTAGGCACATATATACCACTAATATGCCAAAGAATGCACTTCAGACTGCACTTTAAAAACAagcataaatattaaaatagatATTTTTCTTTAATTCTGCAGTAAGTCATGTCAGCGAAGTCTTCAAGCAGTGTAAGGTACATAAGTCTGAGGAGAAGAATTATGTGCACTAATCATGCTTaaacataataaaatgtatttctaATTAGCATTTAATGAGGTTAAGACACATGGGCACAAGTTTTGTATTTATGTTGATGTTAATTTCAAGATAAGATACTTCATAGATCCCAAATGGATATTTTTCTTTTGCATATAACAGCCAGGTTTAtaacatacacaagtacaaaaaCACAGTGAAATACGAGAGACAAATATAAGcagatacacacattcacactcaGGCACACATACAAACAGCACGCGGCCCCTTGTTTTTCAATGTGGAGATCGGCAAGACTGTGACACACTGTGTCTGTTTGTCAAAACAAAGTGCCCCCCCGAGATCTTCCTTCACTGACCTACTAATGAGGTTTTCTTAATgggagcctggggggggggg
Encoded proteins:
- the LOC125712595 gene encoding cytochrome c oxidase assembly factor 4 homolog, mitochondrial isoform X2, which codes for MAVPTPPHNRLRPEDEDDPVDRMVNRTGCGDQHYAVQDCMAKHQDWRKCQPQVLSFKECMAAYQKARKGQLLNKGLIDTS